One stretch of Microbacterium terrae DNA includes these proteins:
- a CDS encoding iron-siderophore ABC transporter substrate-binding protein, giving the protein MPRTRLALGVAAASALLLTGCATGSAEPAADDTAESGGSVFPVTVEHAYGETTINEKPERVATIAWGNQDVALALGIVPVGMDAQVWAWSGASEPDVYEWTSDKLDELGADLPVLFDTTDGVDFEAIADTAPQVVLAAQSGLSEEDYATLSDIAPVVSFPDIPWFTPWRDQITLNATGLGLEAEGEALVADIEQQIADATADAAFEGKTAAFFYMSPADLSTVSLYTNGDSRTAFLNDLGFDLPQVAIDAAAEGSFYLDYSAENADQLEGVDVIVTYGDETLLPALQADPLWSTLPAVQNGAVVAVGEGDAYSAAVSPTALSIPWVLDQYVTDLTDAAAKVQ; this is encoded by the coding sequence GTGCCCCGTACCCGTCTCGCCCTCGGCGTCGCCGCAGCATCCGCCCTCCTCCTCACCGGCTGCGCCACCGGCTCGGCAGAGCCCGCAGCCGACGACACCGCCGAGTCCGGCGGCAGCGTCTTCCCGGTCACCGTCGAGCACGCCTATGGCGAGACGACCATCAACGAGAAGCCCGAGCGCGTCGCGACGATCGCCTGGGGCAACCAGGATGTCGCGCTCGCGCTCGGCATCGTGCCGGTCGGGATGGATGCCCAGGTGTGGGCGTGGAGCGGTGCGAGCGAGCCCGACGTGTACGAATGGACGAGCGACAAGCTCGACGAACTCGGCGCCGACCTGCCCGTGCTCTTCGACACGACCGACGGAGTGGACTTCGAGGCGATCGCCGATACCGCGCCCCAGGTCGTCCTGGCAGCGCAGTCAGGTCTGAGCGAAGAGGATTACGCGACGCTCAGCGACATCGCCCCCGTCGTCTCGTTCCCCGACATCCCCTGGTTCACGCCGTGGCGCGACCAGATCACCCTGAACGCGACGGGACTCGGCCTCGAGGCCGAGGGCGAGGCGCTGGTCGCCGACATCGAGCAGCAGATCGCGGATGCGACGGCAGACGCCGCCTTCGAGGGCAAGACCGCCGCCTTCTTCTACATGTCGCCCGCCGATCTGTCGACGGTCTCCCTCTACACGAACGGCGACTCGCGCACCGCGTTCCTGAACGACCTCGGGTTCGACCTGCCGCAGGTCGCGATCGACGCCGCCGCCGAGGGCTCGTTCTACCTCGACTACAGCGCCGAGAACGCCGACCAGCTCGAGGGCGTCGACGTCATCGTGACCTACGGCGACGAGACGCTCCTGCCCGCACTTCAGGCCGACCCGCTGTGGAGCACGCTCCCCGCCGTGCAGAACGGCGCTGTGGTGGCAGTCGGCGAGGGTGACGCGTACAGCGCCGCGGTCAGCCCGACCGCCCTGTCGATCCCGTGGGTCCTCGACCAGTACGTGACCGACCTCACCGACGCGGCAGCGAAGGTTCAGTGA
- a CDS encoding FecCD family ABC transporter permease: MTDTIAALRRAPTTQVGARRRVAVLIFGLIAVVCSIVISLSFGSRGVSVEQVVEGIGAWFTGQTPTDIGALAVQSRIPRTVLALLAGAALALSGALMQAITRNPLADPGILGVNTGAALAVVIGIAFLGVSSALGYLGLALVGAFITAFFVYFVGSVGAGGTTPIKLALAGAATTAALSSLVAAILLPRQAVMDEFRYWQIGNVGRADWETMAVIVPVLVIGTIVALLCATGLNGLALGDDVATGLGVHVGRIRVIAAIAGVTLCAAVTSIAGPIGFVGLMVPHAVRQVAGPDQRWLLPLSAIGGAVLLTLADTIGRVLGSPGEVEAGIITAFLGAPVLIAIARRTRLKAM, from the coding sequence GTGACCGACACGATCGCCGCACTGCGCCGCGCGCCCACCACACAGGTGGGCGCGCGGCGCCGCGTCGCCGTCCTCATCTTCGGGCTCATCGCCGTGGTGTGCTCGATCGTCATCTCGCTGTCCTTCGGCTCGCGCGGAGTGTCGGTCGAGCAGGTCGTCGAGGGCATCGGCGCCTGGTTCACCGGCCAGACCCCCACCGACATCGGCGCGCTCGCGGTGCAGAGCCGCATCCCCCGCACCGTGCTGGCGCTTCTCGCCGGCGCAGCCCTCGCCCTGTCGGGCGCTCTCATGCAGGCGATCACGCGCAACCCGCTCGCCGATCCCGGCATCCTCGGGGTCAACACGGGAGCCGCACTCGCCGTGGTGATCGGCATCGCCTTCCTCGGCGTGTCGAGCGCACTCGGCTATCTCGGGCTCGCTCTGGTCGGCGCGTTCATCACGGCATTCTTCGTCTACTTCGTCGGCTCCGTCGGTGCCGGCGGCACCACTCCGATCAAGCTCGCCCTCGCCGGGGCGGCGACGACCGCGGCGCTGTCGTCGCTCGTCGCGGCGATCCTCCTCCCCCGCCAGGCGGTCATGGACGAGTTCCGCTACTGGCAGATCGGCAACGTCGGTCGCGCCGACTGGGAGACCATGGCCGTCATCGTCCCGGTGCTCGTCATCGGGACGATCGTCGCCCTCCTCTGCGCGACGGGCCTCAACGGCTTGGCACTCGGCGACGACGTCGCCACCGGACTCGGTGTGCACGTCGGCCGTATCCGGGTCATCGCCGCGATCGCCGGTGTGACGCTGTGCGCCGCCGTCACCTCGATCGCCGGTCCCATCGGATTCGTGGGGCTGATGGTGCCCCACGCGGTCCGCCAGGTCGCCGGCCCCGATCAGCGCTGGCTGCTGCCTTTGTCCGCCATCGGCGGCGCCGTGCTCCTCACCCTCGCTGACACCATCGGCCGCGTGCTCGGCTCGCCCGGCGAGGTCGAGGCCGGCATCATCACCGCCTTCCTCGGCGCTCCCGTCCTCATCGCCATCGCCCGCCGCACCCGATTGAAGGCGATGTGA
- a CDS encoding FecCD family ABC transporter permease — MAAPSLTSERPIIDVRAGRLRRRRRRVIAMSVLGALIVILFGAMLMLGNTIYPVSDVIAVLTGQQVPGASFTVGSLRLPRALTAVLAGAAFGVAGATFQTMLRNPLASPDVIGITSGASAAAILSLVILHWSNAATMALAIAAGIGTALVIYVAARGGESTGGRLILIGIGVGAMLDAVVAFLLLRAAVWDLSVATRWMTGSLNGARMDELPPLAIAVVVLVPVVVILGRSLGALELGEASATALGVRVDRTRVLLVVSAVALACVATGTTGPIAFVAFLAGPIALRIVGPGGSPIVPAALTGAALVLAADLIGQFAFDTSFPVGVITGILGAPYLIYLLIRTSRRGGSS, encoded by the coding sequence ATGGCCGCCCCCTCGCTCACCTCCGAACGCCCGATCATCGACGTCCGCGCCGGGCGGCTCCGCCGTCGGCGGCGCCGGGTCATCGCGATGTCGGTGCTGGGCGCGCTCATCGTCATCCTCTTCGGCGCGATGCTCATGCTCGGCAACACGATCTATCCCGTGTCCGACGTCATCGCCGTCCTCACCGGGCAACAGGTCCCCGGCGCCTCGTTCACGGTCGGCTCACTGCGCCTTCCGCGCGCTCTCACCGCGGTCCTCGCCGGGGCGGCCTTCGGCGTCGCGGGAGCCACGTTCCAGACCATGCTGCGCAATCCGCTCGCCAGCCCTGACGTGATCGGCATCACCTCCGGCGCGAGCGCCGCCGCGATCCTCTCGCTCGTCATCCTCCACTGGAGCAACGCCGCGACGATGGCGCTCGCGATCGCGGCGGGCATCGGCACCGCCCTCGTGATCTACGTCGCGGCGCGCGGAGGCGAATCCACAGGCGGAAGGCTCATCCTCATCGGCATCGGCGTGGGCGCCATGCTCGACGCGGTCGTCGCTTTCCTCCTCCTGCGTGCAGCGGTATGGGATCTGTCGGTCGCCACCCGTTGGATGACCGGCAGCCTCAACGGCGCGCGCATGGACGAGCTCCCGCCCCTCGCGATCGCTGTCGTCGTCCTCGTGCCGGTGGTGGTGATCCTCGGGCGCAGCCTCGGCGCTCTCGAACTCGGCGAAGCATCGGCGACAGCGCTCGGTGTTCGCGTCGATCGCACCCGCGTGCTCCTGGTGGTGTCGGCGGTCGCGCTCGCGTGCGTCGCGACCGGCACGACCGGCCCGATCGCCTTCGTGGCGTTCCTCGCCGGGCCCATCGCGTTGCGCATCGTCGGGCCGGGTGGATCGCCGATCGTCCCGGCAGCCCTGACAGGTGCAGCGCTCGTGCTGGCGGCCGACCTCATCGGGCAGTTCGCCTTCGACACCTCATTCCCGGTCGGCGTCATCACCGGCATCCTCGGGGCGCCGTACCTCATCTACCTCCTGATCCGAACCAGCCGCCGAGGAGGCTCGTCATGA
- a CDS encoding ABC transporter ATP-binding protein, with protein sequence MTPEHQLHTDGLVAGYGGRVVVDGIDVEIPSGAISVIVGANACGKSTLLKTISRLIPARSGAVVLDGKRIDEIPTKELARTLGLLPQQPIAPEGIVVADLVGRGRHPHQKMFRSWTTDDDRAVAEALTATGVLDLADRSVDELSGGQRQRVWIAMALAQETDILLLDEPTTFLDVSHQIEVLDLLTDLNQRRGTTIVMVLHDINLAARYADRLFALRQGRLVASGAPADILTSDLVREVFDLDCLVIADPVSGTPIVLPRGRHHVLPAPTPTHAGGNDGR encoded by the coding sequence ATGACCCCGGAGCACCAGCTTCACACCGATGGCCTCGTAGCCGGATACGGCGGCCGCGTGGTCGTCGACGGCATCGACGTCGAGATCCCGTCGGGAGCGATCAGCGTCATCGTCGGGGCGAACGCGTGCGGCAAGTCGACGCTGCTCAAGACGATCTCGCGCCTCATCCCGGCGCGCAGCGGTGCAGTGGTCCTCGACGGCAAGCGCATCGACGAGATCCCGACCAAGGAACTCGCACGCACCCTCGGCCTGCTGCCCCAGCAGCCGATCGCGCCCGAGGGCATCGTCGTCGCCGACCTGGTCGGCCGGGGGCGCCACCCGCACCAGAAAATGTTCCGTTCCTGGACCACCGACGACGATCGGGCGGTCGCCGAAGCACTCACGGCGACCGGCGTGCTCGATCTCGCCGATCGATCGGTCGACGAGCTGTCGGGCGGGCAGCGGCAGCGGGTGTGGATCGCCATGGCGCTCGCACAGGAGACCGACATCCTCCTCCTCGACGAGCCGACGACGTTCCTCGACGTGTCGCACCAGATCGAGGTGCTCGATCTGCTGACCGACCTCAATCAGCGCCGGGGCACCACGATCGTCATGGTGCTCCACGACATCAATCTCGCCGCGCGCTACGCCGATCGGCTGTTCGCCCTCCGGCAGGGGCGACTGGTCGCGAGCGGCGCGCCCGCCGACATCCTGACGAGCGACCTCGTCCGCGAGGTGTTCGACCTGGACTGCCTCGTCATCGCCGACCCCGTCTCGGGCACGCCGATCGTGCTGCCCCGCGGGCGCCACCACGTGCTGCCCGCCCCCACGCCCACCCATGCAGGAGGAAACGATGGCCGCTAG
- a CDS encoding siderophore-interacting protein codes for MAASTMRFFRARVSAITDLTPSFRRFTFTGDDFAEYGDPGYDQRIKVVFPTEELSLDAMPTGDDWWDVWRTSPDEARLPFRTYTTRAVRGELREVDIDMVAHDVVGPASAWIERAGIGDEVLILAPTTAHTGVSYGIDFVPPAATENVLLVGDETAAPAIAVILEQLPDDATGVVVLEVPHEDDVAYLPKHPGFDYQVSARGPGARHDHLVEATKSAVAALAPAGRGAEVEEVDIDHDILWEVPRTARGGAALKSAPLYSWMAGEAGAIKALRRHLVTDQGVDRRAVAFMGYWRLGRAEN; via the coding sequence ATGGCCGCTAGCACGATGAGATTCTTCCGGGCACGGGTGAGCGCGATCACCGACCTCACCCCCAGCTTCCGCCGGTTCACCTTCACCGGCGACGACTTCGCCGAGTACGGCGACCCCGGTTACGACCAGCGCATCAAGGTGGTGTTCCCGACCGAGGAGCTGAGCCTCGACGCCATGCCGACGGGCGACGACTGGTGGGACGTCTGGCGCACCTCCCCCGATGAGGCCCGCCTCCCCTTCCGCACGTACACGACCCGCGCGGTGCGCGGCGAGCTGCGCGAGGTCGACATCGACATGGTCGCGCACGACGTGGTCGGCCCGGCATCCGCGTGGATCGAGCGCGCCGGCATCGGCGACGAGGTGCTGATCCTCGCCCCGACGACCGCGCACACGGGCGTCAGCTACGGGATCGACTTCGTGCCGCCCGCGGCCACCGAGAACGTCCTCCTCGTCGGCGACGAGACCGCCGCGCCGGCGATCGCCGTCATCCTCGAGCAGCTCCCCGACGACGCCACCGGCGTGGTCGTGCTCGAAGTCCCCCACGAGGACGACGTCGCCTACCTGCCGAAGCATCCCGGATTCGACTACCAGGTGAGTGCGCGCGGACCCGGCGCCCGGCACGATCACCTGGTCGAGGCGACCAAGAGCGCAGTCGCCGCGCTCGCGCCCGCCGGGCGCGGCGCGGAGGTCGAGGAGGTCGACATCGACCACGACATCCTGTGGGAGGTGCCGCGCACCGCGCGCGGCGGCGCCGCGCTCAAGAGTGCACCGCTGTACTCGTGGATGGCGGGTGAGGCCGGCGCGATCAAGGCGCTGCGTCGGCATCTGGTGACCGACCAGGGCGTCGACCGCCGCGCGGTGGCCTTCATGGGCTACTGGCGGCTGGGGCGAGCCGAGAACTGA
- a CDS encoding glutamate decarboxylase gives MKTPNARRQDSDPGFTGNGDSNQLNPIFARPGEATDFPLNELPRGESAPETAYQVVHDEAMLDGNSRLNLATFVGTWMDPLAGKLYSETVDKNMVDKDEYPQTAAIETRCWKMIASLWNAPDPDGAIGTSTIGSSEACMLGGLALKRRWQTARRAAGVSTEKPNLILSSAVQVCWEKFCNYWDVEARYVPISDDHKVLDGHDLDKYVDENTIGVVAIMGVTYTGMYEPVAEIAKALDRIQADTGLDIPIHVDGASGGMIAPFLQPDLEWDFRLERVASISTSAHKYGLVYPGLGWVVWRTVADLPADLVFDVTYLGGHMPSFALNFSRPGAQVLLQYYLFLRLGWDGYYKVQKASQDVAVYLAGEIGKMSAFDLWNDGTDIPVFAWQLAAGYTDKWNLYHLSERLRLKGWLIPAYPMPDDLTDLVVQRIVVRNGLSRNLAESLIGDIADAVAYLDALESPMPTEGLVTSFTH, from the coding sequence ATGAAGACTCCGAACGCACGGCGGCAGGACTCCGATCCCGGCTTCACCGGAAACGGCGACAGCAATCAGCTGAATCCGATCTTCGCGCGCCCCGGGGAGGCGACGGACTTTCCGCTCAACGAACTCCCGCGCGGCGAATCGGCCCCGGAGACCGCGTACCAGGTCGTGCACGACGAGGCCATGCTCGACGGCAACTCCCGCCTGAACCTCGCGACCTTCGTCGGCACCTGGATGGACCCGCTGGCGGGGAAGCTCTACTCGGAGACCGTCGACAAGAACATGGTCGACAAGGACGAGTATCCGCAGACGGCGGCGATCGAGACGCGCTGCTGGAAGATGATCGCGAGCCTGTGGAACGCCCCCGATCCCGACGGGGCGATCGGCACCTCGACGATCGGATCCTCTGAGGCCTGCATGCTCGGCGGTCTCGCACTCAAGCGCCGTTGGCAGACGGCCCGGCGCGCCGCGGGCGTCTCGACGGAGAAGCCGAATCTCATCCTCTCGAGTGCGGTGCAGGTGTGCTGGGAGAAGTTCTGCAACTACTGGGACGTCGAGGCGCGGTATGTGCCGATCAGCGACGATCACAAGGTGCTCGACGGGCACGACCTCGACAAGTACGTCGATGAGAACACGATCGGCGTCGTGGCGATCATGGGCGTCACGTACACCGGCATGTACGAGCCGGTGGCCGAGATCGCGAAGGCGCTCGACCGCATCCAGGCCGATACCGGGCTCGACATCCCCATCCACGTCGACGGAGCATCGGGTGGGATGATCGCCCCGTTCCTGCAGCCCGACCTCGAATGGGACTTCCGCCTGGAGCGGGTCGCCTCGATCAGCACGTCGGCGCACAAGTACGGGCTGGTCTACCCGGGGCTCGGCTGGGTGGTCTGGCGGACCGTGGCGGACCTCCCCGCGGACCTGGTGTTCGACGTCACCTACCTCGGCGGCCACATGCCGAGCTTCGCCCTCAACTTCTCGCGGCCGGGCGCTCAGGTGCTGCTGCAGTACTACCTGTTCCTCCGGCTCGGGTGGGACGGGTACTACAAGGTGCAGAAGGCCTCGCAGGACGTGGCCGTCTACCTCGCGGGCGAGATCGGGAAGATGTCCGCGTTCGATCTGTGGAACGACGGCACCGACATCCCCGTGTTCGCCTGGCAGCTGGCGGCGGGGTACACCGACAAGTGGAACCTCTACCACCTGTCGGAGCGGCTGCGGCTGAAGGGCTGGCTGATCCCCGCGTATCCCATGCCCGACGATCTGACCGACCTCGTCGTGCAGCGAATCGTCGTTCGCAACGGACTGAGCCGCAACCTCGCCGAGAGTCTCATCGGCGACATCGCCGACGCCGTCGCCTACCTCGACGCGCTCGAATCGCCGATGCCGACCGAAGGGCTCGTCACCTCATTCACCCACTGA
- a CDS encoding MFS transporter produces MSADSGRAVGVWSARYVWVTVGAIALIFLAATQALAVTTVMPVVSDDLDGAALFAVAFAGTLATSVIGMVGAGAWCDRAGVLGPLTTAVALFVAGLVIAGCATSMDMLVIGRLIQGLGTGGQTVALYVVVARVYPAALHGRVFAAFSAAWVIPSLIGPALAGAVAEYLHWRWVFLGVAALTVVAYVLVVARLHGVGLAPVEPARDPFASRLACAVVVAIGALVLSLAGESGPWAWAVVAASVVVIAAAVRPLLPPRTLRAAAGLPSVVLMRGLIAASLFAAEIYVPYLLIDDYDFSPTWAGAGLTAAAVAWAAASDVQGRFGDRIGSRRIALLGVTMLATATATAGLTALWHLHPAVVITGWLLAGAGMGLMYPRLTVLTLGYSTPQNQGFNSAGLSISENVAAAISIAFMGLVFTALATTDAGFPTVFAIATVLALVALVPGLRLGPAGGGRGGADRAP; encoded by the coding sequence ATGAGCGCCGACTCCGGACGCGCGGTCGGCGTGTGGAGCGCGCGCTATGTGTGGGTGACCGTCGGCGCGATCGCGCTGATCTTCCTCGCGGCAACGCAGGCGCTGGCGGTCACCACGGTGATGCCGGTGGTGAGCGATGACCTGGACGGCGCGGCGCTGTTCGCCGTCGCCTTCGCCGGCACGCTCGCCACGAGCGTGATCGGCATGGTGGGAGCGGGCGCCTGGTGCGACCGCGCGGGTGTGCTCGGGCCGCTGACGACCGCGGTCGCGCTGTTCGTCGCGGGTCTCGTGATCGCCGGATGCGCCACCTCGATGGACATGCTCGTCATCGGGCGCCTCATCCAGGGCCTCGGCACGGGCGGCCAGACCGTCGCCCTCTACGTCGTCGTCGCCCGCGTCTATCCGGCCGCGCTCCACGGACGGGTGTTCGCGGCGTTCTCGGCAGCCTGGGTGATCCCGTCGCTCATCGGACCGGCCCTGGCCGGGGCGGTCGCGGAGTACCTGCACTGGCGATGGGTGTTCCTCGGAGTCGCGGCGCTCACCGTGGTCGCCTACGTGCTCGTGGTGGCGCGACTGCACGGCGTGGGACTCGCTCCCGTCGAACCCGCGCGCGATCCCTTCGCTTCCCGCCTCGCGTGCGCGGTCGTCGTGGCGATCGGCGCCCTCGTACTGAGCCTCGCCGGCGAATCCGGGCCGTGGGCGTGGGCGGTGGTCGCGGCATCCGTCGTCGTGATCGCCGCAGCGGTGCGCCCCCTCCTGCCGCCGCGTACGCTGCGCGCCGCAGCCGGGCTGCCGAGCGTCGTGCTGATGCGCGGTCTGATCGCCGCCTCGCTCTTCGCGGCCGAGATCTACGTGCCGTACCTGCTCATCGACGACTACGACTTCTCGCCCACCTGGGCCGGAGCCGGTCTCACCGCAGCCGCTGTCGCCTGGGCCGCGGCATCCGACGTTCAGGGCAGGTTCGGCGACCGCATCGGCAGCAGGCGAATCGCCCTGCTCGGCGTGACGATGCTCGCCACCGCGACCGCGACCGCGGGCCTCACCGCGCTCTGGCACCTGCATCCGGCCGTCGTGATCACCGGCTGGCTGCTGGCGGGAGCCGGGATGGGGCTGATGTACCCGCGCCTGACGGTGCTGACGCTCGGCTACTCGACACCGCAGAACCAGGGGTTCAACTCCGCGGGCCTGTCGATCTCCGAGAACGTGGCGGCTGCGATCTCGATCGCGTTCATGGGACTCGTGTTCACGGCGCTGGCGACGACGGATGCGGGCTTCCCCACGGTGTTCGCGATCGCGACGGTGCTCGCCCTCGTGGCCCTGGTGCCCGGGCTGCGGCTCGGACCTGCAGGCGGCGGGCGCGGCGGCGCCGATCGGGCTCCGTGA
- a CDS encoding MalY/PatB family protein, giving the protein MSVTPLEALPIDALRERSSTKWRRYPHDVLPLFVAETDFALAPAVAAALSRAVELGDTGYTPPQPGVREGYAAFAQRRFGWTVDPAKVRWTGDVMMGVVELLRQVTAPGDRVIVTPPVYPPFFDTIEEAGAVVERVPLLESEKGWQLDLAGIEAALVGGARSILLCNPHNPTGTAHSRESLAALADLAEHHGASVISDEIHAPLVQPGVVFTPFLAASESAERVGYIVTSASKAFNTAGLKCAQIVTAGDRPTAVVRGLVDEVEWRTGLFGAIAAVASFAPESDAWLDSLLARLDENRRLLADLLDEHVSGAVYRIPDAGFLAWVDLTALGWGDNPAVKILKEAKVALHFGPHFGDEGRGHVRINFGCSPDVLREAVQRIGALIA; this is encoded by the coding sequence GTGAGTGTCACCCCCCTCGAAGCCCTCCCGATCGACGCGCTGCGTGAGCGTTCCAGCACGAAGTGGCGGCGGTACCCGCACGACGTGCTGCCGCTGTTCGTCGCCGAGACCGATTTCGCGCTCGCTCCGGCGGTGGCAGCTGCCCTGAGCCGCGCCGTCGAGCTGGGCGACACCGGGTACACGCCTCCGCAGCCCGGCGTCCGCGAAGGATACGCGGCGTTCGCTCAGCGTCGCTTCGGGTGGACGGTCGACCCCGCCAAGGTGCGGTGGACCGGCGATGTGATGATGGGCGTCGTCGAGCTGCTCCGCCAGGTGACCGCACCGGGTGATCGCGTGATCGTGACCCCGCCGGTCTACCCGCCGTTCTTCGACACGATCGAAGAGGCCGGAGCGGTGGTCGAGCGCGTGCCGCTGCTCGAGTCGGAGAAGGGCTGGCAGCTCGACCTCGCGGGTATCGAGGCCGCGCTCGTCGGCGGCGCCCGGAGCATCCTGCTCTGCAACCCGCACAACCCGACCGGCACCGCGCACTCGCGTGAGAGTCTGGCGGCCCTGGCCGACCTCGCCGAGCACCACGGGGCGAGCGTCATCAGCGACGAGATCCACGCCCCGCTCGTGCAGCCGGGAGTCGTGTTCACGCCGTTCCTCGCGGCGTCGGAGTCTGCGGAGCGGGTCGGATACATCGTGACGAGCGCGAGCAAGGCGTTCAACACGGCCGGCCTCAAATGCGCGCAGATCGTCACGGCGGGGGACAGGCCCACCGCGGTCGTCCGGGGCCTCGTCGACGAGGTCGAGTGGCGCACCGGACTGTTCGGGGCGATCGCGGCGGTGGCGTCGTTCGCGCCCGAGAGCGATGCGTGGCTCGACTCGCTCCTCGCGCGACTCGACGAGAACCGGCGCCTGCTCGCCGACCTGCTCGACGAGCACGTCTCCGGCGCCGTCTACCGCATCCCCGATGCCGGCTTCCTCGCGTGGGTCGACCTCACGGCGCTCGGCTGGGGCGACAACCCGGCGGTCAAGATCCTGAAGGAGGCGAAGGTGGCGCTGCACTTCGGCCCCCACTTCGGCGACGAAGGTCGCGGCCACGTGCGCATCAACTTCGGATGCTCGCCCGACGTGCTCCGCGAGGCGGTGCAGCGCATCGGCGCACTGATCGCATGA
- a CDS encoding metal-sulfur cluster assembly factor: MTATLTPEKYDEVTEALKDVMDPELGINVVDLGLIYDLAWDDENDALVIHMTLTSAGCPLTDVLEEQTAQALDEVVDRFRINWVWMPPWGPERITDDGRDMMRALGFAI; the protein is encoded by the coding sequence ATGACCGCCACTCTCACACCCGAGAAGTACGACGAGGTCACCGAGGCCCTGAAGGACGTGATGGATCCCGAGCTCGGGATCAATGTCGTCGACCTCGGCCTCATCTACGACCTCGCCTGGGACGACGAGAACGACGCGCTGGTCATCCACATGACGCTGACCTCGGCCGGCTGCCCGCTGACCGACGTGCTCGAGGAGCAGACCGCACAGGCGCTCGATGAGGTCGTCGACCGATTCCGCATCAACTGGGTGTGGATGCCGCCGTGGGGTCCGGAGCGCATCACCGACGACGGGCGCGACATGATGCGCGCCCTCGGGTTCGCCATCTGA
- the sufC gene encoding Fe-S cluster assembly ATPase SufC: MTVLEIRDLHVTVETEAGTTPILNGVTLTIRTGETHAIMGPNGSGKSTLAYTIAGHPKYTVVSGSITLDGEDVLEMSVDERARAGLFLAMQYPVEIPGVTVTNFLRTAKTAIEGEAPSIRTWTKDVKASMKALRMDPKFAQRNVNEGFSGGEKKRHEILQLELLKPQIAVLDETDSGLDVDALKIVSEGVNRAKEATGLGVLLITHYTRILRYIRPDHVHVMVAGRIVEEGGPELADRLEDEGYDRFLPAGEAEPAEAPAEAASA; this comes from the coding sequence ATGACTGTCCTCGAGATCCGCGACCTGCACGTCACGGTCGAGACCGAAGCCGGCACCACGCCCATCCTCAACGGCGTGACGCTCACCATCCGCACCGGTGAGACCCACGCGATCATGGGCCCCAACGGCTCGGGCAAGTCCACGCTCGCCTACACGATCGCCGGCCACCCGAAGTACACCGTCGTCAGCGGCTCGATCACCCTCGACGGCGAGGACGTGCTCGAGATGTCCGTCGACGAGCGCGCCCGCGCGGGCCTCTTCCTGGCGATGCAGTACCCGGTGGAGATCCCCGGTGTCACGGTCACCAACTTCCTGCGCACCGCGAAGACGGCCATCGAGGGGGAGGCCCCCTCGATCCGCACGTGGACCAAGGACGTCAAGGCGTCGATGAAGGCCCTGCGCATGGACCCCAAGTTCGCGCAGCGCAACGTCAACGAGGGCTTCTCGGGCGGCGAGAAGAAGCGCCACGAGATCCTGCAGCTCGAACTGCTCAAGCCGCAGATCGCCGTGCTCGACGAGACCGACTCCGGCCTCGACGTCGACGCGCTGAAGATCGTGTCGGAGGGCGTGAACCGTGCGAAGGAGGCCACCGGCCTCGGCGTGCTGCTCATCACGCACTACACCCGCATCCTCCGCTACATCCGTCCCGACCACGTGCACGTGATGGTCGCCGGCCGTATCGTCGAGGAGGGCGGCCCCGAGCTCGCCGACCGTCTCGAGGACGAGGGCTACGACCGGTTCCTGCCCGCCGGCGAGGCGGAGCCCGCCGAGGCTCCCGCCGAAGCGGCGTCGGCCTGA
- a CDS encoding non-heme iron oxygenase ferredoxin subunit — MTAQRVCALSDLEQDAATRVEIDGVAMAVVLDSNGVVHAIGDVCTHGDISLSEGFVDGETLECWAHGSAFSLRTGKPLNLPAYEPVPVFAVTIDGDDVLIDPAVKLEVN; from the coding sequence ATGACCGCTCAGCGCGTCTGCGCCCTCAGCGACCTCGAGCAGGATGCGGCCACCCGCGTCGAGATCGATGGCGTCGCCATGGCGGTCGTGCTCGACTCCAACGGCGTCGTGCACGCCATCGGCGACGTCTGCACCCACGGCGACATCTCGCTCTCGGAGGGCTTCGTCGACGGCGAGACACTGGAGTGCTGGGCCCACGGCTCGGCGTTCTCTCTCCGCACCGGCAAGCCCCTCAACCTCCCGGCCTACGAGCCCGTCCCGGTGTTCGCGGTCACGATCGACGGCGACGATGTGCTCATCGACCCGGCCGTCAAGCTCGAAGTGAACTGA